The following proteins are co-located in the Desulfoscipio sp. XC116 genome:
- a CDS encoding tyrosine-type recombinase/integrase, which translates to MAGSLEKRGLRSWRLIYSDKGPTGRVKKTKTITVEQTCEKTSCKGCAKISRCKIRGEVEKQLALFVDAIEKGAFICPAKLTFSDFVERWLRDYAEPNLEPKTVHGYKEKLTRILEAMGHLRLEEIRPNHLLEFYANLQEDGVRKDGKPGGLSPNNIRHHHRVISSILQSAIQWQVIATNPAARVKPPRVPKYQARCYDEQEVTAMLAALENEPLKYRVAVVLALDTGVREGELMGFEWDDVDFTIGTVRIKQASQYLPGEGTFTKKPKTEMSEDILAVSPSVMAMLKQYKAHQAQERLKAGDLWQGSDRLFTTWDGRPMHPYTVGSWFPKFLKRHGLPHLNFHGLRHTSATLLINAGAPVKTVSGRLRHAKIGTTMDIYGHYLKSADRDAADRLEQVFQRMKGNEKTKAQSK; encoded by the coding sequence TCGGACAAGGGGCCGACCGGGCGGGTCAAGAAAACCAAAACCATCACCGTTGAGCAGACTTGCGAAAAGACAAGCTGCAAGGGTTGCGCAAAGATAAGCCGCTGCAAAATTCGCGGAGAAGTGGAGAAACAGCTTGCTTTATTTGTTGACGCAATCGAAAAGGGCGCTTTTATTTGCCCGGCGAAACTAACCTTTAGTGACTTTGTAGAGCGCTGGCTTCGGGACTATGCCGAACCGAACCTTGAGCCAAAAACTGTGCATGGCTACAAGGAAAAACTAACAAGGATCCTGGAGGCTATGGGACATTTACGGCTTGAGGAAATCAGGCCCAACCATCTGCTGGAGTTCTACGCCAACTTGCAGGAGGACGGCGTGCGGAAGGACGGCAAACCCGGGGGACTGTCCCCTAACAATATCCGGCATCACCACCGGGTAATATCCTCCATTTTGCAGTCTGCCATTCAATGGCAGGTTATAGCAACAAACCCAGCCGCCAGGGTTAAGCCTCCAAGGGTACCGAAATACCAGGCTAGATGCTATGATGAGCAAGAGGTTACGGCAATGCTCGCGGCCTTGGAGAACGAACCGCTAAAGTACCGGGTGGCTGTAGTGCTTGCGTTGGATACCGGAGTGCGCGAGGGTGAATTAATGGGTTTTGAATGGGATGACGTTGATTTTACGATTGGCACTGTCAGAATCAAACAGGCCAGCCAATACTTACCCGGCGAAGGTACGTTCACCAAGAAGCCCAAGACTGAAATGTCCGAGGATATATTAGCGGTATCCCCTTCGGTTATGGCTATGCTAAAACAGTACAAGGCCCACCAAGCACAAGAGCGATTAAAGGCGGGTGATCTGTGGCAGGGGTCAGACAGGCTTTTTACCACCTGGGACGGACGCCCAATGCATCCCTACACGGTTGGCAGCTGGTTTCCGAAGTTTCTCAAAAGACACGGCTTGCCGCACCTCAATTTCCACGGTCTAAGACATACCAGCGCCACTCTATTAATCAACGCGGGCGCTCCAGTAAAAACGGTGTCGGGTAGACTAAGACATGCCAAAATCGGGACAACAATGGACATCTACGGGCATTATCTGAAAAGTGCCGACCGGGATGCAGCTG